Below is a window of Demequina muriae DNA.
GCATGGGTGGCTGCCGTGGTGCCGGAGGCGGATGTCACCGTATCCGCCCCGCCGGTGGCAGCTCGTCTCGCCGCGATCCTCACCGACGACCACCCGGGCGGCACCGCTCGCTTCGCCGCGATGGCGGCCCGCATCCCTGCAGGCCACGCGGCCACGCGCCAGGATGACGTCGACGTGCGATGGTTCGCGCGCCTCGCCGCGCGCGTGCACCTGGCGGACTCGCGCACCTGGCGCGGACTCGGCTGGCGACCGTCGCCGATGTCGGTGCCGGAAGGGTCGGACATCGCCGACGAGGTGATCGCCTCGCTCGTGGGCCGCGCAGAGCTGCGGTCCCGCTACGACGCGGTCGTCATCGGCTCGGGCGCGGGGGGCTCCGTCGCCGCCCAGGAGTACGCCGAAGCCGGCCTGCGCGTGCTCGTGATCGAGCGAGGCCACGCGCCCCCGACTCACGCGCTCGCGCGAGACCACCTGCGCAACCCGCGTGCCGATGCGGGCCTCGACGTGCTGACCGGCCCCTCCATCCATGGCAACCCCCGCGTGCTCGGGGACGGCACCGTGGTGACCTCCGCCGACCCACGGTGGGGCAACAACGCGATGACGCTGGGCGGCGGCACGCGCGTCTACGGCGGCCAGGCGTGGCGGTTCTCGCCGGACGACTTCCGGATGGCCTCCACGTACGGGGTGCCGGAGGGCAGCGCCTTGGCCGACTGGCCGGTGTCGTACCAGGACATGGAGCGCTACTACGCCCACGCGGAGTTCGAGTGGGGAGTGTCGGGGGCACCGGGCGACCCAGCGACGGAGGGGGTGCGATCGAGCCCGTACCCGCTGCCGCCGATGCCGCGCACACCCGGCGCGCACCGCCTCAAGGAGGGGGCCGATGCGCTCGGCTGGGAGACCCTGCCCGTGCCGCTGCTCGTCAACTCGGAGCCCTACCGGGGTCGCGCGGCGTGCGTACGGTGCGCGCAGTGCGTGGGATTCGCGTGCCCCGTGGGAGCGAAGGCAGGCGCGCAGAACACCACCCTGCAGCGCGCCGCGCGGACGGGCCGACTCTCCATCCTGGTGGGCGCGCAGGCCGTGCGGCTGACGACGGACCGCACCGGCCGCGTCACGGGAGTGGCGCTCCGCAGCGCCGACCCATCCGCGCGGTGGGACGCCAGCGTCGAGGCGGAGCAGATCGTGCTCGCCGCAGGTGCAGTGGAGAGCGCTCGCCTCCTGCTGGCGAGTGCCCATTCCCTCGAGCCGACGGGCGTGGGCAATGCTCACGACCAGGTGGGGCGGCACCTCCAGGCCCATATCTACGCGGGGGCTCTGGGCATCTTCGCCGACCGGGTCGAGGACGGCACCGGACCGGGACCTGCGATCGCGACCAACGACTTCCGCCATGGGAATCCGGACGTGGTCGGCGGCGGCATGCTCGCGAACGACTTCGTGCCCACCCCCGCATCGGCCCTGGGATACCTGCAGGATGCAGGCCTGATTCCCCACGCGGGCCCCGGCATGGTGAGCGGTCTGCGCGATCTGGCGCCGCGCATGCAGCGGGTCGTGGGACCCGTTCACGAGGTCACGACGGCCGATGCGCGCGTCACGCTGGATGCGCGAGTCACCGACCACGCAGGCATGCCGGTGGCGAGGCTCTCGGGAGAGGTGCATCCCGAGGACCTGCGGGCTCAGCGGTTCCTCACGGAGCGGGCCGAGGAGTGGCTGCGCTCCTCGGGAGCAACCACCGTGGTGCCGATGGGCCTGCGCAGGCCCGGCGGAGGCCCGAGTGTGGGACAGCACCAGGCGGGCACGTGCCGCATGGGCGACGATCCCGGCACGTCCGTGGTGGACCCGCTCGGCCGAGTGTGGGGCCACGACAACCTGCGCGTCGTCGATGCCTCCGTGCATGTGACGAACGGGGGAGTGAATCCCGTGCTGACCGTGATCGCCAACGCGTACCGGATCATGGATGCCGCCGTGGGTGTCCGCGAGGCCGACGAGGCGTACAGCGAGTGACCCGGAATCTCCCGACCGACGCGCACGTTGCTCCCGCCATGACTGACACCGCTGCGCCCGCCGCCCTCCGCATCGACACCTGGGCCGACATCGTCTGCCCGTGGTGCTACGTGGGTGAGGCGCGCCTGCGGGCCGCCGCCGAGACCGGGCCCACTCCCGTCGAGCTGGTGGTGCACGCGTTCGAGCTCGATCCGTCGCATTCGCACCCCGAGCGCGTGATCGACATGCTGTCGCGCAAGTTCGGCGCCTCGCCGGAGCAGGCGGCGCAGATGGATGGCCGCGTGGCGGAGCTCGCCCGTGCAGAAGGGCTGCCGTACTCGTCCGACCGCGTGACGGCGAACACGTTCGATGCCCACCGGCTCATCGCGGCCGCGGCCGTCGACGGACATAGCCTTGAAGTGCGCGAAGCGATCCAGCGCGGGCACTTCGACGGCACGGTCGACATCTCCGATCACGGGGCGCTGGCGGACGCCGCCGCCACCGCAGGCATGACCCGCGATCGTGCGGTGGAGATGCTCGCTGGCGAGGATTTCGCGGACGCCGTGCGTGCCGATCAGGCACAGGCACGCGAGCTCGGCGCCACCGGAGTGCCGTTCACCGTGGTCGGTGGGCGACTCGCGATCCCTGGCTGCGTCGAGACCGCGCAGTACGCCGAGGTCATCGAGCGCGTGGCCGCCGAGGCCGTCGCCGGCTGACCGGCCCGCCGCTCGCGGCCCGCACCCCAGCCTCTCGCTCCACTCTCGCCCCGCTCCCCGCGCCCTGCATGCGCGTTTCCTCGCGCAAGTGTCGAAATCTGTGCGCTTCCACCCCTGCCAGTGCACGGTTCTCGACACTTGCGCCTGGTGGTGCGGTACAGATCTCTTGACACGCGCATCGGCCGGTCGTAATGTACAACCAAATGGTTGTAGAAGCTGAACTCACCGACGACGAGGTTGACCGGATCTTCCGGGCCCTCGCCGATTCCACGCGCCGCGACATCGTGCGCCGCAGCCTCGCAGGCGAGGCGTCGGTCACCGAGCTCGCTCATGCGTACGACATGTCCTTCGCGGCGGTCCAGAAGCACGTCGCGATCCTGGAGGGAGCCGGTCTCGTGACTAAGCATCCCCACGGCCGCGAGCGCAAGGTGCGCGGCAATCCCCAAGCGATCCGGCGCGCCCAAGCGCTGCTGGACGCATACGAGCAGATCTGGCGCGCACGCGTCGACCGGCTCGACGCGTTGCTCGCCGACGCCCCCGAGTAGCCCACCGCAGGAAGGCCCCGCCATGCCCATCACCTCAGTCGACAAGGACCTCGACGCGCTCACCATGACGGTGATCGCCGATTTCGCCGCCAGCCGCCAGCGCCTCTGGGAGGCCTACACCGACCCCCGCCAGATCGAGAAGTTCTGGGGTCCGGTCGGGTGGCCCGCGACCTTCACCCGCCACGACGTCTTCCCCGGCGGGCGCAGCAACTACGTGATGACCGGCCCGGACGGGGAGAGCTCGGGAGGCTTCTGGGAGTTCCTGGCGGTCGACCCCGGCCACTCCTTCGAGGTCCGAGACGGCTTCGCGGACGACTCCGGCAACGAGAACACCGAGATGCCGTCGATGCGCATGACGTTCCAGTTCGAGGACACCGACGGTGGCTCCCGGCTGGTCACCACCACGCACTTCGGCTCTCTCGACCAGCTCGAGCAGTTGATCGGGATGGGCATGGAGGAGGGCATGACGTCCGCAATGGGCCAGATCGATGACGTGCTGGCGGACCTCGAGTCCTTCGCCGCCGGCCGGTCGGCGGAGGCGCAGATCCTCTCCGACACCCAGGTGCGGGTGTCCCGTGTGATCCGGGGCACCCCGGAGCAGATCTGGCGGGCCCACCACGACCCCGACCTCATGAAGCGCTGGCTGCTGGGCCCCGACGGCTGGACCATGCCGGTCTGCGAGATCGCTCAGAACGTGGGCGACACGTACCGCAACGAGTGGGAGGACGAGAACGGGGAGAACAGGTTCGGCTTCACGGGCGAGCTGCTCGAGGCCGAGGCCCCGTTCCGCGAAGTCACCACCGAGTCCATGATCGGGATGGAGGGCGAGTCCAACATCAACGAGCTGACGCTCATCCCCGTCGATGGCGGCACCCTGCTCACGGTCGTGATCACCTACCCGAACGCCGAGGTCC
It encodes the following:
- a CDS encoding GMC family oxidoreductase — encoded protein: MTHVDDDVLAAWVAAVVPEADVTVSAPPVAARLAAILTDDHPGGTARFAAMAARIPAGHAATRQDDVDVRWFARLAARVHLADSRTWRGLGWRPSPMSVPEGSDIADEVIASLVGRAELRSRYDAVVIGSGAGGSVAAQEYAEAGLRVLVIERGHAPPTHALARDHLRNPRADAGLDVLTGPSIHGNPRVLGDGTVVTSADPRWGNNAMTLGGGTRVYGGQAWRFSPDDFRMASTYGVPEGSALADWPVSYQDMERYYAHAEFEWGVSGAPGDPATEGVRSSPYPLPPMPRTPGAHRLKEGADALGWETLPVPLLVNSEPYRGRAACVRCAQCVGFACPVGAKAGAQNTTLQRAARTGRLSILVGAQAVRLTTDRTGRVTGVALRSADPSARWDASVEAEQIVLAAGAVESARLLLASAHSLEPTGVGNAHDQVGRHLQAHIYAGALGIFADRVEDGTGPGPAIATNDFRHGNPDVVGGGMLANDFVPTPASALGYLQDAGLIPHAGPGMVSGLRDLAPRMQRVVGPVHEVTTADARVTLDARVTDHAGMPVARLSGEVHPEDLRAQRFLTERAEEWLRSSGATTVVPMGLRRPGGGPSVGQHQAGTCRMGDDPGTSVVDPLGRVWGHDNLRVVDASVHVTNGGVNPVLTVIANAYRIMDAAVGVREADEAYSE
- a CDS encoding DsbA family oxidoreductase — encoded protein: MTDTAAPAALRIDTWADIVCPWCYVGEARLRAAAETGPTPVELVVHAFELDPSHSHPERVIDMLSRKFGASPEQAAQMDGRVAELARAEGLPYSSDRVTANTFDAHRLIAAAAVDGHSLEVREAIQRGHFDGTVDISDHGALADAAATAGMTRDRAVEMLAGEDFADAVRADQAQARELGATGVPFTVVGGRLAIPGCVETAQYAEVIERVAAEAVAG
- a CDS encoding ArsR/SmtB family transcription factor — translated: MVVEAELTDDEVDRIFRALADSTRRDIVRRSLAGEASVTELAHAYDMSFAAVQKHVAILEGAGLVTKHPHGRERKVRGNPQAIRRAQALLDAYEQIWRARVDRLDALLADAPE
- a CDS encoding SRPBCC family protein, encoding MPITSVDKDLDALTMTVIADFAASRQRLWEAYTDPRQIEKFWGPVGWPATFTRHDVFPGGRSNYVMTGPDGESSGGFWEFLAVDPGHSFEVRDGFADDSGNENTEMPSMRMTFQFEDTDGGSRLVTTTHFGSLDQLEQLIGMGMEEGMTSAMGQIDDVLADLESFAAGRSAEAQILSDTQVRVSRVIRGTPEQIWRAHHDPDLMKRWLLGPDGWTMPVCEIAQNVGDTYRNEWEDENGENRFGFTGELLEAEAPFREVTTESMIGMEGESNINELTLIPVDGGTLLTVVITYPNAEVRDMVLGTGMVDGMETSYARLEDEVFV